A part of Amycolatopsis lurida genomic DNA contains:
- the murD gene encoding UDP-N-acetylmuramoyl-L-alanine--D-glutamate ligase — MELAGRHVLVAGAGVTGKSIVPVLADLGARITVTDGNAERLAELEGLGAELVPGLTEPPEGVELVVTSPGWKPTSPLLVAAAEAGIEVIGDVELAWRVGQLRDKPPVWLAITGTNGKTTTVGMLESILRTAGVDAVACGNVGFAVLDAVRAGHEVLAVELSSFQLHWSSTLAPLASVVLNLAEDHLDWHGSMEEYAAAKGRVHTHSRNVVHNLHEPWSARLADEHAPADARRVAFGMDTPRPGELGIVEDLLVDRAFVADPATSADELGTLADVRPAGPHNVSNALAAAALARAYGVTGEDVAKGLREYRPAPHRAEEIGEIDGVRYINDSKATNPHAASGSLRAHLNVVWIAGGQLKGASVDELVGSIAGRLRGVVLFGVDSPVIAAAVARHAPDVPVNSLPSGDDDTMTAAVKAARALARPGDVVLLAPAAASLDMYSSYGARGDAFASAVRVLRDGAGETSDGG, encoded by the coding sequence GTGGAGCTCGCCGGGCGTCACGTCCTCGTCGCCGGAGCCGGGGTCACCGGCAAGTCCATCGTCCCCGTCCTGGCGGACCTGGGCGCACGGATCACCGTCACCGACGGCAACGCCGAACGACTGGCGGAACTCGAAGGTCTCGGCGCCGAACTGGTGCCGGGCCTGACCGAACCGCCCGAAGGTGTCGAGCTGGTCGTGACCAGCCCCGGCTGGAAGCCGACGTCGCCGCTGCTGGTGGCGGCGGCCGAGGCGGGGATCGAGGTGATCGGCGACGTCGAGCTGGCGTGGCGCGTCGGGCAGCTGCGCGACAAGCCGCCGGTGTGGCTCGCGATCACCGGTACCAACGGCAAGACCACCACGGTCGGGATGCTGGAGTCGATCCTGCGCACCGCCGGCGTCGACGCCGTGGCCTGTGGGAACGTCGGTTTCGCGGTGCTCGACGCGGTCCGGGCCGGGCACGAGGTGCTCGCCGTGGAGCTGTCGAGCTTCCAGCTGCACTGGTCGTCGACGCTGGCGCCGCTCGCCTCGGTGGTGCTGAACCTCGCCGAGGACCACCTCGACTGGCACGGCTCGATGGAGGAGTACGCGGCCGCGAAGGGGCGGGTCCACACCCATTCCCGGAACGTCGTGCACAACCTCCACGAGCCGTGGTCCGCTCGCCTCGCCGACGAGCACGCGCCCGCCGACGCCCGCCGGGTCGCCTTCGGCATGGACACCCCGCGCCCGGGCGAACTCGGGATCGTGGAGGATCTGCTGGTCGACCGCGCCTTCGTCGCCGACCCGGCGACCAGCGCCGATGAACTCGGCACCCTGGCCGACGTGCGCCCCGCCGGCCCGCACAACGTCTCGAACGCGCTCGCCGCGGCCGCGCTGGCCCGCGCGTACGGCGTCACCGGCGAGGACGTCGCCAAGGGCCTGCGCGAGTACCGGCCCGCCCCGCACCGGGCCGAGGAGATCGGCGAGATCGACGGCGTTCGGTACATCAACGACTCCAAGGCGACCAACCCGCACGCGGCGAGCGGCTCGCTGCGCGCCCATCTGAACGTCGTCTGGATCGCCGGTGGCCAGCTCAAGGGTGCTTCCGTGGACGAACTCGTCGGCTCGATCGCCGGGCGGCTGCGCGGTGTCGTCCTGTTCGGCGTCGATTCACCCGTGATCGCCGCCGCTGTCGCGCGACACGCGCCGGATGTCCCGGTGAACAGCCTCCCTTCGGGTGACGATGACACCATGACTGCGGCGGTGAAGGCGGCCCGAGCCCTGGCGCGCCCTGGAGATGTGGTGCTGCTGGCCCCCGCCGCGGCGTCGTTGGACATGTACTCGAGCTATGGCGCACGCGGCGACGCGTTCGCGAGCGCGGTCCGTGT
- the mraY gene encoding phospho-N-acetylmuramoyl-pentapeptide-transferase, whose amino-acid sequence MISILIAAAAGLLVSILLTPYLIRVFSRQGFGQEIREEGPQGHKSKRGTPTMGGVAIIVAMVVGYFVAHLISALSGGNGTGGPSASGLLVLLLAVGLGLVGFLDDFIKIRKQRNLGLNKTAKLVGQLVVTIAFAILALQFADERGLTPASESLSYVRDLALITFPSVFFVIFCYIVISGWSNAVNFTDGLDGLAGGTAAMVLATYVVIAFWQTRLSCAVTPQAACYDVRDPLDLAVVAAAATGACVGFLWWNAAPAKIFMGDTGSLALGGLVAGLSMTTRTELLAIVIGGLFMVEMISVVAQIAVFRTTRRRLFRMAPFHHHFELAGWAETTVIIRFWLLSAICCMFGLGLFYSEQLGLGG is encoded by the coding sequence GTGATCAGCATCCTGATCGCGGCCGCGGCGGGCCTGCTGGTCTCCATCCTCCTCACTCCCTATCTGATCCGGGTGTTCTCCCGGCAGGGCTTCGGCCAGGAGATCCGGGAGGAAGGACCGCAGGGACACAAATCCAAACGCGGTACCCCGACGATGGGTGGTGTCGCGATCATCGTCGCGATGGTTGTCGGGTATTTCGTGGCGCATCTGATCAGCGCGCTCAGCGGCGGCAACGGCACCGGCGGCCCGTCCGCCTCGGGGTTGCTGGTCCTCCTGCTGGCCGTCGGCCTCGGGCTCGTCGGTTTCCTCGACGACTTCATCAAGATCCGCAAGCAGCGCAACCTCGGCCTGAACAAGACCGCGAAACTGGTCGGCCAGCTCGTGGTCACGATCGCCTTCGCGATCCTGGCGCTGCAGTTCGCCGACGAACGCGGGCTCACCCCGGCGTCGGAGAGCCTGTCCTACGTGCGGGACCTCGCGCTGATCACCTTCCCGTCGGTGTTCTTCGTGATCTTCTGCTACATCGTGATCTCCGGCTGGTCGAACGCGGTGAACTTCACCGACGGCCTCGACGGTCTCGCCGGCGGCACCGCGGCGATGGTGCTGGCGACCTACGTCGTCATCGCCTTCTGGCAGACCCGCCTCTCGTGCGCGGTCACCCCGCAGGCCGCCTGCTACGACGTCCGTGACCCGCTGGACCTGGCCGTGGTGGCCGCCGCGGCGACCGGCGCCTGCGTCGGCTTCCTGTGGTGGAACGCGGCCCCGGCGAAGATCTTCATGGGGGACACCGGTTCGCTGGCCCTCGGTGGCCTCGTCGCCGGTCTGTCGATGACCACCCGCACCGAACTGCTCGCCATCGTCATCGGCGGTCTGTTCATGGTCGAGATGATCTCGGTGGTCGCGCAGATCGCCGTGTTCCGCACGACGCGGCGGCGGCTGTTCCGGATGGCGCCGTTCCACCACCACTTCGAACTCGCGGGCTGGGCCGAAACCACCGTCATCATCCGGTTCTGGCTGCTGTCGGCCATCTGCTGCATGTTCGGTCTCGGCCTGTTCTACAGCGAACAGCTCGGCCTCGGGGGTTAG